The nucleotide sequence TTATATGTTTCTGTAGGTCTGTTTCTATATACATTTAATCTTTGGCTAAAAAGAAGATGCAGGGCCTGTGATGTTTAATCTGGAGACCCTCTTGCTGCCAGGCCGGTGAGTGGACCACTTCAAGCCCAGGTGGTCCAAAGACCCAGTGACACTGTGTGAAAAGTGGGGTGTTTTTCTGAGGAGAGGCCACCATGGCATTTCTTCAGGCTGTCATCATTGTGGTTGCCAGAGAGAGTCTTAGCGCCTTCAATCGGAGGGGGTGCAGGGTCCCAGGCACGTTCCGCCCTCTTCAGAGCCGCACAGCCCGGGGAAGAGCAGGCCGAGGGAGCCCTTGCTGCTCCCTCTTCACCATACTCCCTTCTTTCCGCTCCTCCTCGGGGGAGGAGTCCGCTTGTGCTTGGGCTGGCGAGGCTGACGGGCCTACCCAGCACTGGGGTGTCGCCTTGCCCTCTCCGCACAGGAGCTCACGGCTGCAGCCCCGCTGTCAGGCTGAAGACACAGAAGGCCAGGCCACCCGAGCAGCTGGGGTTGGGTCCTGGCCCACTCAGAGCTCATTCAGACAGCTGTCTGCGCCCCCGAGCCTACCTCCATGCTGGTGGAAAGGTGGCATTGGTTGTGTTCCCTGGGATGAGGGCATCAGATGAGGTCCTGACACTAACATTCTGAGCCTGAGGCCTGCCTTGTGTTAGCAGAGGGTGCGATTTCAGGGGTGGCCACGACAAAGCGCCGCAACTTAGGTGCTGCAAACAACAGAAAGGGTTCTCTCTCAGCGCTCTGGAGGCCAGAGGTCCGAGGTCAGGTGTTAGCTGCATTGGTTCGGGAGGTTCAAGAAGTCCGAGATCATGGTGTTAGCTGTATTGGTGCTTTCAGGAGGTTCAAGTTTGAGATCACGGTGTTAGCTGTATTGGTTCTTTCGGGAGGTTCAAGAAGTCCGAGATCACGGTGTTAGCTGTATTGGTTCTTTCGAGAGGTTCGAGAAGTCCGAGATCACGGTGTTAGTTGTATTGGTTCTCTCGGGAGGTTGAAGAAGTCCGAGATCACGGTGTTAGCTGTATTGGTTCTTTCAGGAGGTTGAAGAAGTCTGAGATCATTGTGTTAACTGTATTGGTTCTTTCAGGAGGCTCCGTGCCTCTCCCCAGCTTCAAGGGGCTGCCAGCCATTCTTGACaaattccttggcttgtggacaCAGCCCCAGCTCCCTCTGTTGTCTTCACACGGCcttccctctgtgtctcttcGTCTTCTCTCCTGTCTCTTGTAAGTCACTGCCGTTGGATTTCGGGCTcctgtctttcctttcctctcacacCCCTCCCACACTTAGCACTTCTGACACCAGATGGCTTTCCCCCTTCCTGATCAAGCAGTTCTTGGCAACACCTGCTGGATGTCCTACAATTGGCATTAAAGCAGGCCCCCTCCATGGATTTGATTATTTGCTGGAACAGCTCACAGGACGTGAGGAAACACTTGCATTTACCAGTTTGTTATATAATAAAGGATGCAATAAAGAGTCTAGATGAACAGCCATGTGAAGAGATGCAGAGGGCGAGGTCAAGGGAACTTTTGTCCCCTGAAGTTGGGGTGCATCACCCTCACGGTATGTAGGGGTGCACCCCAAGCCCCATACTCTGAGGTTTCTTACAGAGGCTTTATCACATGGACGTGACTGATCATCCGGTCAGTGCCCCTCTTGGGGGAATGGGGCTTGGGGCTGGAAGTTCCCAGCTTCTGAGCATGGCTTGCTCTCTCTGGTGACCAGCCCCATCCAGGAGCCCAGCcagagtcacctcattagaacaagaGACATTCCCatcacccaggaaattccaaggaatTTGGGGGCTCAGTATCaggaaccagaattgaaaatCAAACATCAGAACAAGAGATGCTCCTTGTGTTCCTGTCTCTTAGAAAGCTTCAGGGGTTTAGGAGCCAGGAATTAGGGGTAGACACATACTTTTCTAATGTTTCAtggcaccaccaccaccccctgccccaaatTCAGGACGATCTCGAGGTGCTTACTTAGTTACATTTGCGTATTTCACATTTACCACTACTGAGGGTTAGGACTGGGACGTATCTTTTTGCAATCACTGTTCAACCCACCGTACTAGTGGAattactactgctactgctagtCATGTTTTTACAGCAGTGTCATTATAATATTGTTTGTTCTGTTATCACCACTGTAAACCACCATCTACCATCTAACCCATCACTGGGTTACAATCCCCGCTCCATGCCGCAGAGCTCTGTGACCCTTAGAAGGGACTTTGACTCCCTGAGCCTGTTTGCTGTCCTGGGGTAGGGCCTGTAACCCTCTGCCCTTAGCTTGTCGTGAGAGCTAAATGAGACGTGCAAGTGAGTACTCTGCCTGGGACTGGGCCCAGCACAGTAGGCTGGGAacgtagctgctgctgctgttaagagCACAAGGTGGAGTGTGTTAGTGGTATTGAGCCAAAGAGTGGTGGGCACAAGTAGGAGGGTGGGGAACTTGGGCATGTAGGCACAGTGTCAGACAGAGTGATCCTGGAAAGTGCTGAAGGGGGTGTTGGCTCAGTGAGACCCATCGGGTACTGTTGCTGAGGCTGCCGCTGTAATTTAacagctcaaggtcacacagccacttGGTAGGCTTGCGTTACTCAGCACCCACACGTGCTTAGCGAGGCTTCCAGCGGCCGACTGGGTCCAAAACTATCACCTTAAGTGTGGGCTTGCTAACgttctcccttccttttcttcttcccctcGTTAGCTTCGCCTCAACAGCATCAAGAAGCTCTCCACCATTGCCTTGGCCCTCGGGGTCGAAAGGACCCGCAGTGAGCTTCTGCCCTTCCTTACAGGTACAGTGGAGTCCTGGGGCCCAcctggggagtggggagtggaGTGGGGGCTTCTGGGGTGGTTCCTGCCAGATAGGAGAGAAACCTCTCCGTGAGTTTAACAGATTGTTCGTAAGTGCGGTGTGCTGGGCgctgggggctggtgcagggACTAATGGAAGGGGGTCTGAAGGCAGATGGAGGCTGGTTTGAATTACAGCTCCAGTTAGAAGCTGGTGActttaggcaaattacttaacttctctgttccATAGAGTTTTTATGTATGAAACAGGCATGGTCATCATGCGCTATAGTGTTGATGTGAGcattaaacaataataatagtaataatagctaaTACTTACTGTAAACTGACAATATGCCAGATAGTGTTCTAAACCCTTTCTTGTGAGAATTAAGTTTGTTCACATAGAGCTCGTGCTCTATGCCACCATCGTTGTCAAGATTATCTCACAGTAACTTAAGGCAGGTAAGACTACcgccctcattttatagatgaggaaactgaagtatgGAGAGATGAAGTGACTTAATTGGTCGTGTAGTTAGGAAGTGACTCAGGATATCTGTCAAGTCACGCTGGCTCTGAACTTGACAGTATTGGTGGTCTCTCTTCCCTAGCATCGCACACCTAATCACTCATTCCCGCCGCCCGCCCAGGTAGAGGGTGGCTGCCAGGTTGAGGAAGCGGACTGGAGCACGCTTGTTCCCCAGGGTGAGTCAGCTGTGGGGCGGGACTGTAACCCAGTCTGTCTTGTCCCGCAGACACCATCTACGATGAGGACGAGGTCCTCCTGGCCCTGGCGGAGCAGCTGGGCACCTTCACCACTCTGGTCGGAGGCCCCGAGTACGTGCACTGCCTGCTGGTGAGTCTGGAAGCCGGGAGGGCCCCTGCCGGCCCCTGGGGCGTCAGAACCAGGATCCTCGCAGGGAGGGGAGAGTGCAGGCCAGGCTGGGGTCATCTTCTCTGAACCTTGATGATTCACTTTAACCCAGCAGGTCAGCAGGCTTTTACTATATTTGAACGAAAACGCACCTGTCTTCCTCACTGTTGACTGGGTGTGTCTGAGCAGCGCCAGGCCTCACCTGGCCCTCTGCATGTGAGGTTTTCAGTTGGGAGTCAGGCTCCACTTACTTGCTGGGTGACTTGTAAGTCACCTGACTTCTCTGTGCTgtcctttcctcatctgtagaaaggGAGTCCTTAGAACTTACATTGAGGACCACCTCAAGAAGCCTTAGTGCAGGACTTGGCATGTAGTAAGCACTCAGAGATGTCAGCTCCGTTGTCATCCTGTCCACGCTTTGAGGTAGAGACAGTCACACCGTCTATGGCCGTACCACCCTGGACTCGCCCGATCTCATCTGATCTTGGAAGCTAAGCAGGGGTTGgtcctggttagtacttggatgggaagACAGTCACACTgctagtgagtggcagagctgggattccagGCTTGTCCCCGTGACTTTTCCTGAGTTCCTGTCCATGTGACCCTGTGTTGGGTGATGGCGAAGGTCAGAGATGGTCAGATACTGAGAGTAACTGCTGtttgggagaagggaagggaggaggcgctccagtcctgtggcctgggTTGAAAGAACCTTGGAGGTTGCTCAGTTTTCACTGTTCCTCAGAACCGCCATTTCCACCTGTGATTCTGTCTTTCATGATCCCTAAAGATATGTCTTCATATTTTGGTATCTGCACTTGATGGTGTTTTGTAGTTAGTCTGCAGGCTTTCTTTTAGTGGTATACGTATCATTGCCACATTTTTAATGAGATTGTAAAAAATttgttcttgatttttttattttttatcacggTGAGTTAGTAATAGTTACCATTATTAATCGCACCTTTATTAGTAATAATGGTGGTAAATAGTTACCATTATTAAGAAGTAGTTACCGTTTTCACCACTCTTTTTCCATGACATTAAGTACATGCACACTGTGGTGCAGCCATTGCTATtgttcatctccagaactttctcatcttccccaAAGAAACTGTGCTCATCAAGCAGTAACTCCCCAAGctcctcaccccagcccccagcaaccaccattccactttctgtctctgagtctGCCTGCAGACATACCTCAGAAATTGTGGGTTTAGTTCCAAACTACCATAATAAAGAAAGTGAATGTCACAATAaaatgagtcacatgaatttttttgttccctagtacatataaaagttatgatTACACTTTACTGTTGTCTATTAAATGTGCAGGAACATTCTgtcaaaaaaaaagatacctatcttagttaaaaaatactttctcacCAAAAAACACTAACCATCATCTAAGCCTTCAGCAAGTTGTAGTCTTTTtgtagtagtaacatcaaaggtcACTGATCGCAGATCAtcataataaatacattaataatgaaaatgtttgaaatattttgagaattgttGAAATGTGACACAGActcaaagtgagcaaatgctattggaaaagTTGATGTTGATGGACTTGGTGGGTGCAAGGTTGCCACAcaccttcagtttgtaaaacGCGGCACCTCACGTAAGGAAGCATACATTATGCAGTCTTCTGCGAAAGGCTTATTGCATTTAGTATAACGTCTTCAAGGAGTTCATCCACGTTGAAGCTTGTGTCAAATGAGATTTCTTTTTCACATGTAAGGGCCTGGCCCTTTTGGCTGCTTTTGGAAACCCCGAGATTTGCTTTCCCCGGCCATGTCCCCCCGTGACAGTTGGTGGAGCTGGAAGCTGGAAGCAGCTCTGCTCCCTGGATTGGACACTCTTCAGCCAGTCTCTGCCCCTGCTGTCCCCTCCTGTCACCTTTGCCCGTTGCTGCAGTCCGTCACCTGCCTGGGTCCTGGAAACATCtccatttatgatttctttctgctttctgtcCCTGTCAGGCCAGGTTGGACTTCAGACCACAAGCCTCCACCCACATGTTTATTTGAACAGATTAGGATAAAAATTGAGTCTCCCTTCTTTAAGTCAGTAATTCCTGCATTCCTGCTCTGTGCTAGGAGGTCTGCTGGGCTCCAGGTGACCCCATGGTCAGCCGGTCACACGTCCCTAAAGGAGCACGATCACTCCAGGCCTCGCAGTAACAAGAGTCTCGAGCCCCAGGTTCTCCAGTATTGTGAGATCCTTGTGTGGTTGCCTGTCAGAAACCACAACTCTGCCTTTCAGCCCTTTGGAGGTTCTGGAGCCAGCTGGCCTGGTTTAGATCCTGGCTTGTCACTGTTCCATCTCGGGCAAGTTGCTTAGCCtggctgtgcctcagtttcctgttaGTTTAGAATGGAGACAGTAACAGGACGTGCTTCACAGGACTCGTGAGTTAGAACCAGCACCGCTGGAGCTGTGGCCCTGCTAAGAACATGCAGTAAATAGACCCTGCTGTCAACATCAGTGATTATTACTGCACTTGGAGATGCCAGGGACAGCTGTGGCCCTCTCAGAAGGTGACATGTACAGCTTGGGGGTTTGTACACCCCACTGAAGCGCCTTCAAGGACCTGTGCGTGAGGTTCTCTGTTGTGGTTCTTCAGGGAGGAGACACTGGGTGTGCGTGGGCCTCTGGTGATCAGGGAAAGCCTGTCAGAGGAGCTGAGTCCCTGCAGGGGGGCAGCCGGAAGCTCgggggggctggggaggagctgTGTGCTGATCTGTTCTGCCCCACAGCCGCCCCTGGAGTCGCTGGCCACGGTGGAGGAGACGGTGGTGCGGGATAAGGCAGTGGAGTCCCTGCGGGCCATCTCGCACGAGCACTCCCCCTCCGACCTCGAGGCCCACTTTGTGCCCCTGGTGAAGCGGCTGGCGGGCGGCGACTGGTTCACCTCCCGCACCTCAGCCTGCGGCCTCTTCTCCGTCTGCTACCCCCGCGTGTCCAGTGCCGTCAAGGCGGAGCTTCGACAGTGAGTCCCCCGGCCTCTGGGCCCTGGCGAGACCCCTCCTCCCGCTTCTGCTTGGTCCCCTTCTCTCAAGCCTCAGGCTCTGTTAGGCCCATCCAGCACCAGGAAGCCCCTGAGCTCTGCCAGCCCTCAGAGAGCAGGTGTCTGGACATGGCCGGGTGTCAGTCCAGACACTGCCTCCTGCTCATTTAGGAAATGAAGACAATGATGGTTCTTCCTCCTGTTGgttatttaaaagaattattgtGTATAAAACGCTTAGGACAGACTCTGGTACATGGCAGGCACCCAGCCAGTGATGTGTGGTGCAGTCGTTGGCCTGTCTTGGTGTGGCAGATGGGAGGCCGCCGcctccaccacctccctccctcttggCTGAACCCCAGGAAGTTGCTTGCACTTGAAATTTGGCCTGTGGAAGAAccagtatttttaattggattaaaaTTTCCCATTAACATGtgtttcctctcttccctctggACTCCTGTCTTTCCACCATTGTCCTGAACTGCGGGCAGCACGCCCAGCCCCTGAGCCATCACTCCGGCCAGGACAGCGGCATGCAGCTGCTCGCAGGCGCTTAGAGGGCTGTTCTGGGCCCCTTGTGTCTCTTTAATTGGAAGCAGTTGGTGCTGGAAAGGAAACGCTCTGAGCAGCTTCAGTGCAGCGTCTTAGCTGAGCAGAGGCTTATTTATGTGGTCACAATAATAGATAGAATCAGCAGCTGTGGCTTGCTGTAGACCTGTGCGCTGAGAGACGGCTGGATGTCTCACACACGGCGTCTGGTTTAAACCTCAGTGGCCCAGTGGGGTGGGTTCTGTTATCAGTTCCTTCGTGTAGGGCTGGGGAGACTCAGAGGCTGTCACTTGGGTCAGGATTACTCGGGCAAAGCCAGGAGCTGCAGGGCTGCCTGGGATTTCAGGGTTTCCTCCTCCTGAGCCCCCTCTACCCGCCCAGGTACTTCCGGAACCTGTGCTCAGATGATACCCCCATGGTGCGGCGGGCCGCAGCCTCCAAGCTGGGGGAGTTTGCCAAGGTGCTGGAGCTGGACAACGTCAAGAGCGAGATCATCCCCATGTTCTCCAACCTGGCCTCTGACGAGCAGGTGGGGCCGCCTGCCCGCCCCTCTGCTGCTTCTCCCTGCGGTGGACCCCGAGTCTGGGGAGGAGGCCCAGGGCTGATGGGGCTTCTGCTCCCCCTCCTTGTTCCCATCCTCTCCCCAGGACTCGGTGCGGCTGCTAGCGGTGGAGGCATGCGTGAACATTGCCCAGCTCCTGCCCCAGGAGGACCTGGAGGCCCTGGTGATGCCCACCCTGCGCCAGGCTGCTGAGGACAAGTCCTGGCGCGTCCGTTACATGGTGGCCGACAAGTTCACAGAGGTACGTGCAGGGGCTGTAGACAGTGTCTCACGGACGGGGAGACGGAGGCCTCAGGAAGGAGTGGGGCCACGTGGAGCTGGGGTTTAGTGAAGCCCAGTGGGTCATCCGGGCATCGAAGCAGGAAGCTCTCCTGTCATTTGATTAGCTCACCTGTCAACCCTGGTTGGTTGATAGTGGCAGCTTGAAGTACTTCCTTGAGGTTTCTGAGGCCAACTTAAGGTTCTGTGGGGGAGAACCACAGGAGCAGAGAAGAGTAGCATGTGTGTGTTCCCGACCTACGAACCTTATCTCCTTTGATGGAGACGTCTTTCCTTGGCCGTAGGCGGCCTCCTCCCTGTATGTTACCTGTGGGTTGTGTTCTCATCTCTTCTTATAAGCGCTTTAGAGGTTTTGGCTTAGAGCTCACCTTAATGACCTTATTTTACCCtgttacctctttaaagaccctgtgGTCAagtatagtcacattctgaggtactggggtaGGGAGTTAGGGTGTCAGTGTATGAATTTCAGGGGATACAGTCGAGCCCCAAAACACGGCCCAAATGTTAGAATGGTCAGAGTGATGCTGTCAAGCAGGCAGAACAGATGCCATGTCTCTGAGGACAGTGCTCTTTCCATGGAGTCTCAGTGGCTCGTCGCACAGACATGTTTGTCAGGCTCCAGCTCGTGGCTGGGTGTTGGGGGTCCAGTGAATTCGGCGCATTCCTGGCCTTCAAGGAACAGGCAGCCTGAAGGGGGAAGGTCAACTGAGACAGGGAATGCAGTGAGACAGCATGACAGGCGCAGGGCCGGCTGGTGGGCATGGAAGCGCCGAGACAAGGAGGTGCTGCAGCAGGTTCTGGAGGACGAGAGAGAGCCGGGGCAGGAACTGTGTCCCGTgtgtgcagagggcctgggtggtGAGAAGAGCACAGGCAAGAACGTTGGGCATGGCTCTCGGGGGAGAGGAAgctggagaagtgggcagcaggcCCCTCTCCTTGCAGTTGGGAACCACCCTGCTCCCCCAGGCCCTCACGAAGCAGCTTCACAGCAGAACCTGTGCATTTTTCCTTGCCTGGTTTCCTGAGGGGCAGGGGGACCCTAACCTGTATTGTGTTATTTTAATTGCAAGAGTAATATCAGTTCTGGTAAACAGTCTTAACAcggaaataatacaaatgagaaAGTGACAGTGATCATACATCATTAGTCTTTTGGAATCAGGGACAGAAAACCCAACCCGAGTAACCTGAACAGTAAGGCAGTCTGCTGTTACTTTTAATGCAGACAGCAGTGCTCTGCAGTAGGTACCCTCGGGGTTtgaggaagcagaggctcagagaggtgcaggcactcatccaaggtcacacagatgaTAAGCAAGAGTAAGAACTTGAGCCAGGCAGTTGGACTCCAGGGCCACGCTtgtgagcacagccctgcccagctcctcGGCACCATACACAGTTCATCACTGCacaacagggaaactgaggctcagagaggctctgAGACCTGGCTGAGGTCGCCCGTACGGCACCTGCGTTACATCTCAGCAGTGACACTGAGGGCTGCTTTTGCCTCAGTCTTGGTGCCTGTAACTTGATTTTGTTCTCATTCACTGAAGGTGCTCGGCAAGCCCTCTCACCTCCCCcgctcttccttcccttcctgcagCTCCAGAAAGCGGTGGGGCCTGAGATCACCAAGACGGACCTGGTCCCTGCCTTCCAAAACCTGATGAAAGACTGTGAGGCCGAGGTGAGGGCCGCCGCCTCCCACAAGGTCAAAGGTTGGTGCTGGTGACCAGAACACAGCAAGCGGGCGTGTGGGTGGTGGGCTTGGTGTCCGAGGGGCTGCAGGCAGAACGGGCACCTCGGGTCTCATCTCCCGTCACCTCCCTCTCGCTGCCCACAGAATTCTGTGAAAATCTCTCTGCTGACTGTCGGGAGAATGTGATCATGA is from Bos indicus isolate NIAB-ARS_2022 breed Sahiwal x Tharparkar chromosome 18, NIAB-ARS_B.indTharparkar_mat_pri_1.0, whole genome shotgun sequence and encodes:
- the PPP2R1A gene encoding serine/threonine-protein phosphatase 2A 65 kDa regulatory subunit A alpha isoform, with protein sequence MAAADGDDSLYPIAVLIDELRNEDVQLRLNSIKKLSTIALALGVERTRSELLPFLTDTIYDEDEVLLALAEQLGTFTTLVGGPEYVHCLLPPLESLATVEETVVRDKAVESLRAISHEHSPSDLEAHFVPLVKRLAGGDWFTSRTSACGLFSVCYPRVSSAVKAELRQYFRNLCSDDTPMVRRAAASKLGEFAKVLELDNVKSEIIPMFSNLASDEQDSVRLLAVEACVNIAQLLPQEDLEALVMPTLRQAAEDKSWRVRYMVADKFTELQKAVGPEITKTDLVPAFQNLMKDCEAEVRAAASHKVKEFCENLSADCRENVIMTQILPCIKELVSDANQHVKSALASVIMGLSPILGKDSTIEHLLPLFLAQLKDECPEVRLNIISNLDCVNEVIGIRQLSQSLLPAIVELAEDAKWRVRLAIIEYMPLLAGQLGVEFFDEKLNSLCMAWLVDHVYAIREAATSNLKKLVEKFGKEWAHATIIPKVLAMSGDPNYLHRMTTLFCINVLSEVCGQDITTKHMLPTVLRMAGDPVANVRFNVAKSLQKIGPILDNSTLQSEIKPVLEKLTQDQDVDVKYFAQEALTVLSLA